A window of the Streptomyces griseochromogenes genome harbors these coding sequences:
- a CDS encoding RDD family protein produces MSSEPPPGSGEQPPEDDPFKKRPPSDQGAGSPYDTPSGGAQQPPPPSGPPPPPGGEQPLPPWGGQQPPPYGGEPYGGGPYGGAPGYPADPLAGMPPLADSGKRTLARIIDIILVTIVAVLVNLPFGLTVNSDAIETSKVFAEAVIGIVLYVGYDTFMTAKWGQTLGKKWLGMRVADLADGSTPSTQTALMRALVLWLPALFCCSCFWIAIAGGWSYFDKPYKQGLHDKAAKTVVVEVG; encoded by the coding sequence ATGAGCAGCGAACCGCCCCCCGGCTCCGGAGAGCAGCCCCCCGAGGACGACCCGTTCAAGAAACGGCCCCCGTCGGACCAGGGGGCGGGCTCGCCGTACGACACCCCGTCCGGCGGTGCCCAGCAGCCCCCGCCGCCCAGCGGTCCGCCCCCGCCCCCAGGAGGCGAACAGCCGCTCCCGCCCTGGGGCGGCCAGCAGCCCCCGCCCTACGGCGGCGAACCGTACGGGGGCGGCCCTTACGGCGGCGCCCCCGGCTACCCGGCCGACCCGCTCGCCGGTATGCCCCCGCTCGCCGACAGCGGCAAGCGGACGCTGGCGCGGATCATCGACATCATCCTTGTCACCATCGTCGCCGTGCTGGTCAATCTGCCCTTCGGGCTCACGGTGAACAGCGACGCGATCGAGACCAGCAAGGTGTTCGCGGAGGCGGTGATCGGCATCGTGCTCTATGTCGGCTACGACACCTTCATGACCGCCAAGTGGGGGCAGACCCTGGGCAAGAAGTGGCTGGGCATGAGAGTCGCCGACCTCGCCGACGGTTCCACGCCGTCGACCCAGACCGCTCTGATGCGTGCGTTGGTGCTCTGGCTCCCGGCCCTGTTCTGCTGCTCCTGCTTCTGGATCGCGATCGCGGGCGGCTGGAGCTACTTCGACAAGCCGTACAAACAGGGCCTGCACGACAAGGCCGCCAAGACGGTGGTGGTCGAAGTCGGTTGA
- a CDS encoding RDD family protein: MSAPTPAPGDDRPREGYYPDPSIPGYVRYWNGASWVPGTSRPAPKDGEPLAPPPGVRPAAPSVEETGPHFFDEDPQPGPSGQERKAAWGTDPRIPADNPSRPAGHADGTAPVPPAEDDTPDSGGTFIFRRPVPGPAAVTDDGTMMFRPAPGQGPQPGAVGPASSGTPGFGAQGPVGAGGPGAAGPGVQGPVGAPPAQSAPATGPGFGAGKAAAARAAAAQAPQTPQASMAPSVPQQAGPQQPGPQQSVPQQSVPQQGGPQQVVAPATPMTAGPGGGQASWAQQVHQLAGGGDEQPVAPWKPPVEDPFQAAARRQAAARPAGLGKRLAARLIDNLVLGAVTAAAAVPFGAQVADHIQHKIDEAKLSGRTVTVWLLDGTTGTALGVVLAALLVFGVLYEVLPTAKWGRTLGKKLCGLEVRDIEAHEPPTFGAALRRWLVYSVPGLLGIGILGVLWCLFDRPWHQCWHDKAAHTFVAD, translated from the coding sequence ATGAGCGCCCCAACCCCGGCCCCCGGTGACGACAGGCCCCGCGAGGGCTACTACCCGGACCCGTCCATCCCCGGCTACGTCCGGTACTGGAACGGCGCCTCCTGGGTGCCGGGCACCAGCCGGCCGGCGCCCAAGGACGGCGAACCGCTCGCTCCGCCGCCCGGCGTCCGCCCGGCGGCCCCGTCCGTCGAGGAGACGGGCCCGCACTTCTTCGACGAGGACCCGCAGCCGGGGCCCTCCGGCCAGGAGCGGAAGGCCGCCTGGGGCACCGACCCGAGGATCCCCGCCGACAACCCGTCCCGGCCGGCCGGCCACGCCGACGGCACGGCACCGGTCCCGCCGGCCGAGGACGACACCCCCGACTCCGGCGGGACGTTCATCTTCCGCCGCCCGGTCCCCGGTCCCGCCGCGGTCACCGACGACGGCACGATGATGTTCCGCCCGGCGCCGGGCCAGGGCCCGCAGCCGGGAGCCGTCGGCCCCGCGTCCTCCGGCACGCCCGGCTTCGGGGCACAGGGACCGGTCGGGGCCGGCGGCCCGGGTGCCGCAGGACCCGGCGTGCAGGGACCGGTCGGGGCACCCCCGGCACAGTCCGCCCCGGCCACGGGCCCCGGCTTCGGCGCCGGGAAGGCCGCCGCCGCCCGGGCCGCGGCAGCGCAGGCACCCCAGACACCGCAGGCATCGATGGCCCCCTCGGTACCGCAGCAGGCAGGGCCCCAGCAGCCCGGCCCACAGCAGTCCGTGCCGCAGCAGTCCGTGCCCCAGCAGGGCGGTCCGCAGCAGGTCGTGGCCCCCGCCACCCCCATGACCGCGGGCCCCGGCGGCGGCCAAGCCTCCTGGGCGCAGCAGGTGCACCAGCTGGCCGGAGGCGGGGACGAGCAGCCCGTGGCGCCGTGGAAGCCGCCGGTGGAGGACCCGTTCCAGGCGGCGGCCCGCCGCCAGGCCGCCGCCCGCCCGGCCGGCCTCGGCAAGCGCCTCGCCGCCCGCCTGATCGACAACCTGGTCCTCGGCGCCGTCACCGCCGCCGCGGCGGTCCCGTTCGGCGCCCAGGTGGCCGACCACATCCAGCACAAGATCGACGAGGCCAAGCTGTCCGGCCGTACCGTCACCGTCTGGCTGCTCGACGGCACGACCGGCACCGCGCTCGGCGTCGTCCTCGCCGCGCTCCTCGTCTTCGGCGTGCTCTACGAGGTGCTGCCCACCGCCAAGTGGGGCCGCACCCTCGGCAAGAAGCTGTGCGGTCTCGAGGTCCGGGACATCGAGGCGCACGAGCCCCCGACGTTCGGCGCGGCCCTGCGCCGCTGGCTCGTCTACAGCGTCCCCGGCCTGCTCGGCATCGGGATCCTCGGCGTGCTGTGGTGTCTGTTCGACCGGCCCTGGCACCAGTGCTGGCACGACAAGGCGGCCCACACCTTCGTCGCGGACTGA
- a CDS encoding SsgA family sporulation/cell division regulator: protein MDHTVVERELELRLILSPERSIPVPARLSYRCDDPYAIHIAFHINSEHPVNWTFARELLVEGVFRPCGQGDVRVWPTKAEGRSVVLVGLSSPDGDALLEAPAAQVSAWLERTLRVVPPGTEGGQLGIDDALDHLLAR from the coding sequence ATGGATCACACCGTGGTGGAGCGGGAGCTGGAGCTGAGACTGATTCTGTCGCCCGAGCGGAGCATCCCGGTCCCGGCCCGGCTCAGCTATCGCTGCGACGACCCGTACGCGATCCACATCGCCTTCCACATCAACTCCGAGCACCCTGTCAACTGGACTTTCGCCCGGGAGCTCCTGGTGGAGGGGGTGTTCCGGCCGTGCGGGCAGGGGGATGTGCGGGTGTGGCCGACGAAGGCCGAGGGGCGCAGCGTCGTGCTCGTGGGGCTGAGTTCCCCTGACGGGGACGCCCTCCTCGAGGCTCCCGCCGCCCAGGTGTCCGCATGGCTGGAGCGGACGCTGCGGGTGGTGCCTCCGGGGACCGAGGGCGGGCAGCTGGGCATCGACGACGCGCTCGACCATCTGCTCGCCCGATGA
- a CDS encoding FAD-binding oxidoreductase, which produces MIMSRIEARPDEDAATTGNLTDRLLAGLPAEAVLTDPDVTASYANDMASFCPAGAPAVVVLPRTVEQVQHVMRTATELRVPVVPQGARTGLSGGANATEGCIVLSLTKMDRILEISPVDRIAVVEPGVVNAALSRAVEEHGLYYPPDPSSWEMCTIGGNIGTASGGLCCVKYGVTAEYVLGLEVVLADGRVMSTGRRTAKGVAGYDLTRLFVGSEGSLGIVVRAILGLRPKPPEQLVLAAEFASAAAACEAVCRIMEGGHVPSLLELMDRTTVKAVNDLAHMGLPETTEALLLAAFDTPDPTADLAAVGALCEAAGATQVVPAEDAAESELLLQARRLSLTALEAVKGTTMIDDVCVPRSRLGAMLEGIESIAAAYGLTIGVCAHAGDGNTHPTVCFDAQDADESRRARESFDEIMALGLELGGTITGEHGVGVLKKEWLAREIGPVGVEMQRAVKQVFDPLGILNPGKLF; this is translated from the coding sequence GTGATCATGAGCCGCATCGAAGCGCGTCCCGACGAGGACGCCGCAACAACCGGTAACCTCACCGACCGGCTCCTGGCCGGCCTGCCCGCCGAGGCCGTCCTGACCGACCCCGACGTCACCGCGTCCTACGCCAACGACATGGCGAGCTTCTGCCCCGCGGGCGCCCCGGCCGTGGTCGTGCTGCCGCGCACGGTCGAACAGGTCCAGCACGTCATGCGCACCGCCACCGAACTGCGCGTACCGGTCGTCCCGCAGGGCGCCCGCACCGGCCTGTCCGGCGGCGCCAACGCCACCGAGGGCTGCATCGTGCTGTCCCTCACCAAGATGGACCGCATCCTGGAGATCAGCCCCGTCGACCGGATCGCCGTGGTCGAACCGGGCGTGGTCAACGCCGCCCTCTCCCGGGCGGTCGAGGAACACGGCCTGTACTACCCGCCGGACCCCTCCAGCTGGGAGATGTGCACCATCGGCGGCAACATCGGCACGGCGTCGGGCGGCCTGTGCTGTGTGAAGTACGGCGTGACCGCCGAGTACGTGCTGGGCCTGGAGGTCGTCCTCGCCGACGGCCGGGTGATGTCCACCGGGCGTCGCACCGCGAAGGGAGTCGCCGGCTACGACCTCACCCGTCTCTTCGTCGGCTCCGAGGGCTCGCTCGGCATCGTCGTCCGCGCGATCCTGGGCCTCAGGCCCAAACCGCCCGAGCAGCTGGTGCTGGCCGCCGAGTTCGCCTCCGCGGCCGCCGCCTGCGAAGCCGTGTGCCGGATCATGGAGGGCGGGCACGTCCCGTCCCTCCTCGAACTGATGGACCGTACGACCGTCAAGGCGGTCAACGACCTCGCCCACATGGGTCTGCCGGAGACCACCGAGGCGCTGTTGCTGGCCGCCTTCGACACCCCGGACCCCACCGCCGACCTCGCCGCCGTCGGCGCGCTGTGCGAGGCCGCCGGCGCCACCCAGGTCGTCCCGGCCGAGGACGCCGCCGAGTCCGAACTCCTCCTCCAGGCCCGGCGGCTCTCGCTGACCGCGCTGGAGGCGGTCAAGGGCACGACGATGATCGACGACGTGTGCGTGCCCCGCTCCAGGCTCGGCGCGATGCTGGAGGGCATCGAATCCATCGCCGCCGCATATGGGCTCACCATCGGGGTCTGCGCACACGCCGGAGACGGCAACACACACCCCACCGTCTGCTTCGACGCCCAGGACGCCGACGAGTCCCGACGGGCCCGCGAGTCCTTCGACGAGATCATGGCCCTCGGCCTGGAACTGGGCGGCACCATCACCGGCGAACACGGGGTGGGCGTCCTGAAGAAGGAGTGGCTGGCACGGGAGATCGGCCCGGTCGGCGTCGAGATGCAGCGGGCGGTGAAGCAAGTCTTCGACCCCCTCGGGATCCTCAATCCCGGCAAGCTCTTCTGA
- a CDS encoding tetratricopeptide repeat protein produces the protein MEIRQYGHSVTEPPPPRRRRRWPRRVLVTALAGGVAAGAVLMLRPDGARRPARPPAAGPQAQAQAPARALTAVTAGLPAALPDLASLIGQQESRVRARPRDARAWAVLGAAYLELGRQSADAANYPKAERALRTSLEVRKGGNTRAAESAEDAVSLEGLASLANARRDFPAAKRYGEQAQKLAPKRWSAYPPLIDAYNGLGDYKSARGALDKLTGLRAGAAVRPAVMARASAVYRDRGWREDAVAQLTDAAATARTPAEQASYLTGVGQLAWERGDREDALRHFTAALRLDPGRRAALAGKGRALAALGRTDEAIAAYRTAVARRPDPQDALELGELYESLGMFPAAQAQYDLVRTRARQAVAGGVDEELLIGQFEADHGDPREAVERLREEWARQPGIEVADALGWALHRVGEDDEALEFASIATDRTKGGGVRSALYVFHRGMIERELDEHGPARRHLQEALRISPYFSPLREPAARAALQELGDVPDEPLPAS, from the coding sequence ATGGAGATCCGACAGTACGGCCACTCCGTCACCGAGCCGCCCCCGCCTCGCCGCCGTCGGCGGTGGCCGCGGCGCGTGCTGGTCACCGCCCTGGCGGGCGGGGTCGCGGCGGGTGCCGTGCTGATGCTGCGGCCGGACGGGGCGCGGCGTCCGGCGAGGCCGCCGGCGGCGGGCCCGCAGGCGCAGGCGCAGGCACCGGCGCGGGCGCTGACTGCGGTGACCGCCGGGCTGCCGGCCGCACTGCCCGATCTGGCGTCGCTCATCGGGCAGCAGGAGAGCAGGGTGCGGGCGCGGCCGCGGGACGCGCGGGCGTGGGCGGTGCTGGGGGCCGCGTATCTGGAGCTGGGGCGGCAGAGTGCCGACGCGGCGAACTATCCGAAGGCCGAGCGGGCGCTGCGGACCTCGCTGGAGGTGCGTAAGGGGGGAAACACGAGGGCCGCGGAGAGCGCGGAGGACGCCGTATCGCTGGAGGGACTGGCCTCGCTGGCGAACGCGCGGCGGGACTTTCCGGCGGCCAAGCGGTACGGCGAGCAGGCGCAGAAACTGGCGCCGAAGCGCTGGAGCGCGTATCCGCCGCTGATCGACGCCTACAACGGGCTCGGCGACTACAAGTCGGCGCGCGGCGCCCTGGACAAGCTGACGGGACTGCGTGCGGGGGCGGCCGTGCGGCCCGCGGTGATGGCGCGGGCGTCGGCGGTGTACCGGGACCGGGGCTGGCGCGAGGACGCGGTGGCCCAGCTGACGGACGCGGCGGCCACCGCCCGCACACCCGCCGAGCAGGCCTCCTATCTGACCGGGGTCGGGCAGCTGGCCTGGGAGCGGGGCGATCGGGAGGACGCGCTGCGGCACTTCACGGCGGCTCTCCGGCTGGACCCCGGCCGGCGGGCGGCGCTGGCGGGCAAGGGCCGGGCGCTGGCGGCGCTGGGCCGTACCGACGAGGCGATCGCCGCGTACCGGACGGCCGTCGCCAGGCGGCCGGACCCCCAGGACGCGCTGGAGCTGGGCGAGCTGTACGAGTCGCTGGGGATGTTCCCGGCCGCCCAGGCGCAGTACGACCTGGTGAGGACGCGGGCACGGCAGGCGGTGGCCGGCGGGGTCGACGAGGAGCTGCTGATCGGGCAGTTCGAGGCGGACCACGGGGATCCGCGGGAGGCGGTGGAGCGGTTGCGGGAGGAGTGGGCGCGTCAGCCCGGCATCGAGGTGGCCGACGCCCTCGGCTGGGCGCTGCACCGGGTCGGCGAGGACGACGAGGCGCTGGAGTTCGCGTCGATCGCGACGGACAGGACGAAGGGGGGTGGGGTGCGCAGCGCGTTGTACGTGTTCCACCGGGGCATGATCGAGCGGGAGCTGGACGAGCACGGGCCGGCCCGGCGGCACCTTCAGGAGGCGCTGCGGATCAGCCCGTACTTCTCGCCGCTGCGGGAGCCGGCGGCCAGGGCCGCGTTGCAGGAGCTCGGGGACGTGCCGGACGAGCCCCTGCCGGCTTCCTGA
- the hppD gene encoding 4-hydroxyphenylpyruvate dioxygenase, whose translation MTQTTHHTPDTTRQADPFPVKGMDAVVFAVGNAKQAAHYYSTAFGMRLVAYSGPENGSRETASYVLENGSARFVFTSVIKASTDWGRFLDRHVAEHGDGVIDLAIEVPDARAAHAYAIEHGARSVAEPYELKDEHGTVVLAAIATYGETRHTLVDRSGYDGPYLPGFATAAPMVEPPAQRTFQAVDHCVGNVELGKMNEWVAFYNKVMGFTNMKEFVGDDIATEYSALMSKVVADGTLKVKFPINEPAIAKKKSQIDEYLEFYGGAGVQHIALNTNDIVQTVRTMRAAGVQFLNTPDSYYDTLGEWVGDTRVPIETLRELKILADRDEDGYLLQIFTKPVQDRPTVFFELIERHGSMGFGKGNFKALFEAIEREQAKRGNL comes from the coding sequence ATGACGCAGACCACACACCACACTCCCGACACCACCCGGCAGGCCGACCCCTTCCCGGTCAAGGGAATGGACGCGGTCGTCTTCGCCGTGGGCAACGCCAAGCAGGCGGCGCACTACTACTCCACCGCCTTCGGCATGCGGCTGGTCGCCTACTCCGGACCGGAGAACGGCAGCCGCGAGACCGCCAGCTACGTGCTGGAGAACGGCTCCGCCCGTTTCGTCTTCACCTCGGTCATCAAAGCGAGCACCGACTGGGGCCGCTTCCTCGACCGGCACGTGGCCGAGCACGGCGACGGCGTCATCGACCTGGCCATCGAGGTCCCGGACGCGCGCGCCGCCCACGCGTACGCCATCGAGCACGGCGCCCGCTCCGTCGCCGAGCCGTACGAGCTGAAGGACGAGCACGGCACGGTCGTCCTCGCCGCGATCGCCACCTACGGCGAGACCCGCCACACCCTGGTCGACCGCTCCGGCTACGACGGCCCCTACCTGCCGGGCTTCGCCACCGCCGCGCCGATGGTCGAGCCGCCCGCCCAGCGCACCTTCCAGGCCGTCGACCACTGCGTCGGCAACGTCGAGCTCGGCAAGATGAACGAGTGGGTGGCCTTCTACAACAAGGTCATGGGCTTCACGAACATGAAGGAGTTCGTGGGCGACGACATCGCCACCGAGTACAGCGCGCTGATGTCGAAGGTCGTCGCGGACGGCACCCTCAAGGTCAAGTTCCCGATCAACGAGCCCGCGATCGCCAAGAAGAAGTCCCAGATCGACGAGTACCTGGAGTTCTACGGCGGCGCCGGCGTCCAGCACATCGCGCTGAACACCAACGACATCGTGCAGACGGTCCGCACCATGCGCGCGGCCGGCGTTCAGTTCCTCAACACCCCGGACTCGTACTACGACACCCTCGGCGAGTGGGTGGGCGACACCCGCGTCCCGATCGAGACCCTGCGCGAACTGAAGATCCTCGCCGACCGCGACGAGGACGGCTACCTGCTGCAGATCTTCACCAAGCCGGTCCAGGACCGCCCGACCGTGTTCTTCGAACTCATCGAGCGGCACGGCTCGATGGGCTTCGGCAAGGGCAACTTCAAGGCCCTCTTCGAGGCGATCGAACGCGAGCAGGCCAAGCGGGGCAACCTGTAG
- a CDS encoding Lrp/AsnC family transcriptional regulator has protein sequence MAIDQLDGRIIVLLAREPRIGVLEMSRRLGVARGTVQARLDRLQSNGVIRGFGPQVDPAALGYPVTAFATLQIRQGQGADVRAHLATVPEMLELLTTTGSGDMLCRLVARSNADLQRVIDRVVGFDGIVRASTAIVMENPVPLRIIPLVEQAAMEHGQQGKEPADPR, from the coding sequence GTGGCGATCGATCAGCTGGACGGACGCATCATCGTGTTGCTGGCGCGGGAGCCGCGCATCGGTGTGCTGGAGATGTCGCGGCGGCTGGGGGTGGCCCGGGGGACGGTCCAGGCCAGGCTGGACCGGCTTCAGTCGAATGGCGTCATCCGGGGATTCGGGCCCCAGGTGGACCCGGCGGCCCTCGGCTATCCGGTCACCGCGTTCGCCACGCTGCAGATCCGGCAGGGCCAAGGGGCCGACGTCCGGGCGCACTTGGCGACGGTGCCGGAGATGCTGGAGCTGCTGACGACCACGGGCAGCGGGGACATGCTGTGCCGGCTGGTGGCCCGTTCGAACGCCGATCTTCAGCGGGTGATCGACCGGGTCGTCGGTTTTGATGGCATCGTCCGGGCCTCCACGGCGATCGTCATGGAGAACCCCGTTCCGCTGCGGATCATCCCGCTGGTGGAGCAGGCCGCCATGGAGCACGGGCAGCAGGGAAAGGAACCAGCCGACCCGAGGTGA
- a CDS encoding S16 family serine protease has protein sequence MLSRLTRPQAVAVCALPVVALLATAAFAPLPFSVAQPGSTANVIGENRGTPVITVSGAPTRKTSGQLRMTTIVATGPDARIHLGDLIDNWFRADRAVMPRDAVYPTGNNVKEIEKHNMDQMRQSQGAATEAALKYLDLSADKVKVRLKLADVGGPSAGLLFTLGIIDKLDGDGSGGDLTGGRTIAGTGTIDADGKVGAVGGVALKTQAARRDGATVFLVPKDECADAKAELPKGLRLVPVTTLKGAVDSLVAMERGKGSVPSC, from the coding sequence GTGCTCTCACGTCTCACGCGTCCCCAGGCCGTCGCCGTCTGCGCCCTGCCCGTCGTGGCCCTGCTCGCCACGGCGGCGTTCGCGCCGCTGCCGTTCTCGGTGGCGCAGCCCGGGAGCACGGCGAACGTGATCGGTGAGAACCGGGGCACCCCGGTGATCACCGTCTCCGGCGCGCCGACCCGGAAGACCAGTGGACAGCTGCGGATGACGACCATCGTGGCGACCGGCCCGGACGCGCGGATCCACCTCGGGGACCTGATCGACAACTGGTTCCGCGCCGACCGGGCCGTGATGCCCCGCGACGCGGTCTACCCGACGGGCAACAACGTCAAGGAGATCGAGAAGCACAACATGGATCAGATGCGGCAGTCCCAGGGCGCGGCGACCGAGGCGGCGCTGAAGTACCTGGACCTGAGCGCCGACAAGGTGAAGGTCCGGCTGAAGCTCGCCGATGTCGGCGGGCCCAGCGCGGGTCTGCTGTTCACCCTGGGGATCATCGACAAGCTGGACGGCGACGGCAGCGGCGGCGACCTCACGGGCGGGCGCACCATCGCCGGTACGGGCACGATCGACGCCGACGGCAAGGTCGGCGCGGTCGGCGGGGTGGCCCTGAAGACGCAGGCCGCGCGGCGCGACGGGGCGACGGTCTTTCTGGTGCCGAAGGACGAGTGCGCCGATGCCAAGGCCGAGCTGCCCAAGGGGCTGCGGCTGGTCCCGGTGACCACGCTCAAGGGTGCCGTCGACTCCCTGGTGGCGATGGAGCGGGGCAAGGGCTCGGTCCCTAGCTGTTAG
- the menC gene encoding o-succinylbenzoate synthase, with the protein MKLERVEIVHVAIPLVTPFRTSFGTMTAKDTFLLRVVTDAAEGWSEFAADPEPLYCPEFVAGAEIVLRDFLLPRVAALPHLTTAALAPATAKIKGHELAKAALETAVLDAELRSYGMPLATYLGAVRDRVPAGVSVGIKNSVPELLDDVERYLAEGYVRIKLKIEPGWDLEPVRAVRERFGADLPLQVDANTAYGLGDAEHLRRLDEFGLLLIEEPLEENNLHAHARLQQRLATPVCLDESLHHARDTASAIAMDACRVVNVKPARVGGYLEARRVHDVAHAHGVPVWCGGMLETGIGRAPNLALAALPGCTLPGDTSASSRYFAEDITEPFVLEDGHLPVPATPGIGIEPLPDALRRFTRARRDLYDG; encoded by the coding sequence GTGAAGCTGGAGCGCGTCGAGATCGTGCACGTGGCGATCCCGCTGGTCACCCCGTTCCGTACGTCCTTCGGCACGATGACGGCGAAGGACACCTTCCTGCTGCGCGTGGTCACGGACGCGGCCGAGGGCTGGTCGGAGTTCGCCGCCGACCCCGAGCCGCTGTACTGCCCGGAGTTCGTGGCCGGCGCGGAGATCGTGCTGCGCGACTTCCTGCTGCCCCGGGTGGCCGCGCTGCCGCACCTCACCACGGCCGCGCTGGCGCCCGCCACGGCGAAGATCAAGGGGCACGAGCTGGCCAAGGCGGCCCTGGAGACGGCGGTCCTCGACGCCGAGCTGCGCTCCTACGGCATGCCGCTCGCGACCTATCTCGGCGCCGTACGGGACCGGGTGCCGGCCGGGGTCTCCGTCGGCATCAAGAACTCCGTGCCCGAACTGCTGGACGACGTGGAGCGCTACCTCGCCGAGGGGTACGTCCGCATCAAGCTGAAGATCGAACCCGGCTGGGACCTCGAACCGGTCCGGGCGGTCCGCGAGCGCTTCGGCGCCGACCTGCCCCTCCAGGTCGATGCGAACACCGCTTACGGCCTCGGCGACGCCGAGCATCTGCGGCGCCTCGACGAGTTCGGGCTGCTGCTCATCGAGGAGCCCCTGGAGGAGAACAACCTGCACGCCCACGCCCGGCTCCAGCAGCGCCTGGCGACCCCTGTCTGCCTGGACGAGTCCCTGCACCACGCCCGCGACACCGCGTCCGCGATCGCCATGGACGCCTGCCGGGTGGTGAACGTCAAGCCCGCCCGGGTCGGCGGCTACCTGGAGGCCCGCCGCGTGCACGACGTGGCCCATGCGCACGGGGTCCCGGTGTGGTGCGGCGGCATGCTGGAGACCGGCATCGGCCGGGCCCCCAACCTGGCCCTCGCCGCCCTGCCCGGCTGCACCCTCCCGGGTGACACCTCGGCCTCCTCGCGCTACTTCGCCGAGGACATCACCGAGCCGTTCGTCCTGGAGGACGGCCATCTCCCGGTACCGGCCACGCCCGGCATCGGCATCGAGCCGCTCCCGGACGCGCTGCGGCGCTTCACCCGGGCACGCCGGGACCTGTACGACGGGTGA